A single genomic interval of Methyloceanibacter caenitepidi harbors:
- the pgeF gene encoding peptidoglycan editing factor PgeF, with protein MITDDKLRIQARNLAEIDGIDHGFFTRLGGVSKGLYESLNCGVGSSDAPDAVTENRTRAARLLGAPLDKLATVHQKHSNIAAVADETWTPNTRPEADAVVTATPGIVVGIVTADCAPVLLCDPKARVVGAAHAGWRGAFDGIVEATVEAMTGLGADPTRIVAAIGPAISQGAYEVGEDYKARFLDTEPDAGTFFANDEGTGEPHFDLPAYVADRLDRAGVRDIYDLGICTYYEETRLYSYRRSQHHGEPDYGRQISAIVLT; from the coding sequence ATGATCACCGACGACAAACTCAGAATTCAGGCCCGCAATCTTGCCGAGATCGACGGCATCGACCACGGGTTCTTCACGCGGCTGGGTGGGGTCTCGAAAGGCCTCTATGAGTCCCTCAATTGCGGCGTGGGCTCGAGCGACGCACCGGACGCCGTCACGGAGAACCGGACGCGCGCCGCACGGCTGCTCGGCGCGCCGCTCGACAAACTCGCGACCGTCCACCAGAAGCACTCGAATATCGCCGCCGTGGCCGACGAGACCTGGACACCCAATACCCGCCCCGAAGCCGACGCGGTCGTCACCGCCACGCCGGGCATCGTCGTCGGTATCGTCACAGCCGACTGCGCCCCCGTGCTGCTATGCGACCCTAAAGCGCGCGTCGTCGGCGCGGCCCATGCAGGCTGGCGCGGCGCCTTCGATGGGATCGTCGAAGCCACGGTCGAGGCCATGACAGGGCTCGGCGCCGACCCGACACGGATCGTCGCGGCGATCGGCCCCGCCATCAGCCAGGGAGCCTACGAGGTGGGCGAGGACTACAAGGCGCGATTCCTCGATACCGAGCCTGACGCCGGGACATTCTTCGCCAATGACGAGGGCACCGGCGAGCCGCATTTCGACCTACCCGCCTATGTCGCCGACCGGCTCGACCGGGCCGGTGTGAGAGACATCTACGATCTTGGGATTTGCACGTATTACGAGGAAACGCGGCTCTATAGCTATCGCCGGTCGCAGCATCACGGCGAGCCGGATTATGGGCGCCAAATTTCCGCCATCGTGCTTACCTGA
- a CDS encoding ribose-phosphate pyrophosphokinase, giving the protein MKLVAGNSNRPLAEAISNYLDTPLARCVVRRFADKEIFVEVQENVRGEDVFIIQSTSAPANDHLMELLILCDALKRASARRITAVIPYFGYARQDRKPGPRTPISAKLVANMIVRAGADRVLTLDLHAGQIQGFFDIPTDNLFAAPVLVGDIKEVMRDDDIMVVSPDVGGVVRARGLAKRIDAPLAIVDKRRERPGESEVMNVIGDVSGRSCILMDDIVDSGGTLVNAAEALLKQGAKQVTGYITHGVLSGGAIARVMASQLKELVITDSIMPSDAVLNAHNIRVLSIAPLLGEAIARTAEEKSVSSLFY; this is encoded by the coding sequence ATGAAACTGGTTGCAGGTAACAGCAACCGCCCTCTCGCTGAGGCAATCTCCAACTATCTCGATACGCCACTTGCGCGCTGCGTTGTCCGCCGTTTTGCGGATAAAGAGATATTCGTCGAAGTTCAGGAGAACGTCCGCGGCGAGGATGTTTTCATCATCCAGTCGACCTCGGCGCCCGCCAACGATCACCTCATGGAACTCCTAATCCTGTGCGATGCGCTGAAGCGCGCGTCCGCGCGGCGTATCACGGCGGTCATTCCCTATTTCGGCTACGCGCGGCAGGACCGGAAGCCCGGCCCCCGCACGCCAATCTCCGCGAAGCTCGTGGCGAACATGATCGTTCGAGCCGGCGCCGACCGGGTTCTGACGCTCGATCTTCACGCGGGCCAGATCCAGGGTTTCTTCGATATCCCGACCGACAACCTGTTCGCCGCGCCCGTGCTCGTGGGCGACATCAAGGAAGTCATGCGGGACGACGACATCATGGTGGTCTCGCCCGACGTCGGCGGCGTGGTTCGCGCCCGGGGTCTTGCGAAACGCATCGATGCGCCGCTTGCCATTGTCGACAAGCGCCGCGAGCGGCCCGGCGAGTCCGAAGTGATGAACGTCATCGGCGACGTGTCCGGACGCAGCTGCATCCTGATGGACGACATCGTCGATTCGGGCGGCACGCTGGTGAACGCGGCCGAGGCGCTCCTGAAACAGGGCGCCAAGCAAGTCACCGGCTACATCACCCATGGTGTCCTGTCCGGCGGCGCCATCGCCCGCGTTATGGCCTCGCAGCTGAAAGAACTGGTGATCACCGATTCGATCATGCCGAGCGACGCCGTTTTGAACGCACACAACATCCGCGTCTTGTCGATCGCCCCGCTGCTCGGCGAAGCCATCGCGCGCACGGCCGAAGAGAAGTCGGTATCCAGCCTCTTCTACTAG
- a CDS encoding GlcG/HbpS family heme-binding protein, translated as MHVNLENAEQVIEAARKKAVELDTQMCIAVVDSGANLKAFMRMDDAWVGSIDIAIKKATTACFFGMATGALGQLSQPGKPLYGIEHSNDGLITFPGGLPIVDEDGVLVGAIGVSGSTVDNDHEVAAAGVAVLGVSELPAHPWRT; from the coding sequence ATGCACGTCAATCTAGAGAATGCCGAACAAGTTATCGAAGCAGCCCGCAAGAAGGCCGTCGAACTCGACACGCAGATGTGCATCGCCGTGGTCGACTCCGGCGCCAATCTGAAGGCTTTCATGCGCATGGACGACGCCTGGGTCGGCTCCATCGACATCGCCATCAAGAAGGCGACGACGGCCTGCTTCTTCGGCATGGCGACCGGCGCGCTGGGGCAGCTCTCCCAACCCGGTAAACCGCTGTACGGGATCGAGCACTCCAACGACGGCTTGATTACGTTTCCGGGCGGCCTCCCAATCGTCGACGAGGATGGCGTGCTCGTAGGCGCCATTGGCGTGAGCGGCAGCACGGTCGACAACGATCACGAAGTTGCGGCCGCCGGCGTCGCCGTTCTCGGCGTCTCCGAGTTGCCGGCGCATCCCTGGCGCACCTAG
- a CDS encoding alpha-hydroxy acid oxidase — translation MYEEFDSRLSGVPAKGVTGVDRENPRGGAMIRPSTLANHPHDLRDTAKRHLPAIVFDFLEGGSHDEITMRRNRADFDALRLRQRVFDHPVIRTTRTTLFGQVASMPVALAPIGMGGAFHPQGEVHAARAASSCGVPYCLSSLATCSIEEVAAAVETPFLFQLYLMKDREINASLLQRAEQANCPALMVNVDTAVQGRRNRDLDNGVSIPLNLRIWHVLDIVRRPRWVWRYLRNKPTLGNLAAYCPDGHDLPSVSAWAEPRFKGAVTPDDLEWLRNNWSGKLIVKGVLDPADAKIAADLGVDGVVVSNHGGRQLDSAASSIEMLPRIRDAVGDSVELVLDSGVRSGFDVLKALGRGADGCLLGRAYIYGLAPFGERGVAAALQLVAQELDEAMTLTGTADVNALPENLVFGL, via the coding sequence ATGTATGAAGAGTTCGACAGTCGCCTTTCCGGTGTGCCTGCGAAGGGGGTGACCGGTGTCGATCGGGAGAACCCGCGCGGCGGCGCAATGATCCGGCCATCGACCTTGGCCAATCATCCGCACGACCTTCGCGACACGGCCAAGCGGCATCTCCCCGCCATCGTCTTCGATTTTCTCGAAGGCGGTTCCCACGACGAAATCACCATGCGGCGGAACCGGGCGGACTTCGATGCCTTGCGCCTTCGCCAGCGCGTGTTCGATCACCCCGTCATCCGGACCACGCGCACCACGCTTTTCGGGCAGGTCGCCTCGATGCCCGTCGCTCTGGCTCCCATCGGCATGGGCGGCGCTTTTCATCCGCAAGGGGAGGTTCACGCCGCGCGCGCGGCATCGTCCTGCGGCGTGCCTTATTGCCTGAGTTCGTTGGCAACGTGCTCGATCGAGGAGGTCGCCGCCGCCGTCGAGACGCCATTTTTGTTCCAGCTCTATTTGATGAAAGATCGCGAGATCAACGCATCGCTTCTGCAGCGGGCGGAGCAAGCCAACTGCCCGGCGCTGATGGTCAATGTCGACACGGCCGTGCAGGGGCGCCGCAACCGCGATCTCGACAACGGTGTGAGCATCCCGTTGAATTTGCGGATATGGCACGTGTTGGACATCGTGCGCCGGCCGAGGTGGGTCTGGCGCTATCTGCGCAACAAGCCGACGCTTGGGAACCTCGCTGCCTATTGTCCGGACGGGCACGATCTCCCCTCGGTCTCCGCCTGGGCCGAGCCGCGGTTCAAAGGAGCGGTCACCCCGGACGATCTCGAATGGCTCCGGAACAACTGGTCCGGCAAGCTGATCGTCAAAGGCGTGCTCGATCCCGCGGATGCGAAGATCGCCGCCGATCTCGGCGTCGACGGCGTGGTGGTGTCGAACCATGGCGGGCGGCAACTCGATAGCGCCGCCAGTTCGATAGAAATGCTGCCGCGGATACGCGACGCTGTGGGCGATTCGGTTGAGCTGGTTCTCGACAGCGGCGTCCGTTCCGGCTTCGACGTACTGAAGGCGCTCGGGCGCGGTGCGGACGGCTGTCTCTTGGGGCGGGCCTATATCTACGGTCTCGCGCCCTTTGGCGAGCGCGGCGTCGCGGCCGCGCTGCAGCTGGTTGCGCAGGAGCTCGACGAAGCGATGACGCTGACCGGAACGGCCGACGTCAACGCCTTGCCCGAGAATCTGGTTTTCGGTCTTTGA
- a CDS encoding 2-dehydropantoate 2-reductase: MTDANDIPITVAGAGSVGCYVGARLAAAGRNVTLLTRPALAATISRHGLHCSDLEGHNIDVGPDRVTLCTTPSEALAGAKLILVAVKSHDTEAMAALIAEHAGGGAVAVSLQNGVSNAGLLRRRLGAERVVDAMVPFNVVQSRPADAPPRFHRASGGVIQIERTATGLRPVLEVPHMPVAERDDIEAVLWGKLLVNLNNGLNALSGLPIVEQFGDRHWRALVARQLDEGLAVLNAAGIRYAPYEGVPQRALALALRLPDALFQVAAKRMLSMDKNARSSMWEDLQAGRRTEIDYLQGEIIRLADQVGHPAPLNRRVLALVKEAETAKKGPPGLPPEAVWGAL; encoded by the coding sequence ATGACCGACGCGAACGACATTCCCATCACCGTTGCCGGCGCCGGCAGCGTGGGCTGCTATGTCGGTGCGCGTCTTGCCGCGGCCGGGCGTAACGTCACCCTGCTGACTCGGCCCGCCCTCGCCGCCACCATTTCGCGCCACGGCCTTCACTGCTCCGACTTGGAGGGTCACAACATCGACGTCGGCCCGGATCGTGTGACGCTCTGCACGACACCGTCCGAGGCCCTCGCGGGCGCGAAGCTCATCCTCGTAGCCGTCAAGTCTCACGACACCGAGGCGATGGCCGCGCTGATCGCGGAGCACGCCGGCGGCGGCGCCGTTGCCGTCAGCCTGCAGAACGGTGTGTCCAACGCAGGGCTCCTCCGGCGGCGCCTGGGGGCGGAACGCGTCGTCGATGCAATGGTCCCCTTCAATGTCGTTCAAAGCCGCCCGGCGGACGCCCCGCCGCGCTTTCATCGCGCGAGCGGTGGGGTAATCCAGATCGAGAGGACGGCGACGGGACTGCGGCCGGTGCTCGAAGTCCCGCACATGCCGGTCGCCGAGCGTGACGACATCGAGGCGGTGCTGTGGGGCAAGCTGCTGGTCAATCTCAACAACGGACTCAACGCTCTGTCGGGCCTGCCCATCGTGGAGCAGTTCGGCGACCGGCACTGGCGCGCGCTCGTGGCCCGGCAGCTCGACGAGGGTCTGGCGGTCCTGAATGCCGCCGGCATCCGGTACGCCCCATACGAAGGCGTGCCGCAGCGGGCCTTGGCGCTGGCGCTGCGACTTCCTGACGCCCTGTTCCAGGTCGCCGCCAAGCGGATGCTCTCCATGGACAAGAACGCCCGCTCGTCCATGTGGGAGGACCTGCAGGCCGGCCGGCGCACGGAAATTGACTATCTCCAAGGCGAAATCATCCGGCTGGCGGATCAAGTCGGGCATCCGGCCCCATTGAACCGGCGGGTCCTGGCGCTCGTCAAAGAGGCCGAAACGGCCAAGAAGGGGCCCCCGGGCCTCCCGCCGGAGGCGGTCTGGGGCGCGCTTTAG
- a CDS encoding 50S ribosomal protein L25/general stress protein Ctc: protein MAEAIELKAWSRGRTGTGGARAIRREGRIPGIVYGGNDEPLNIALETKEVSKQIQTGHFQSTVYMLDMDGTKIRAIPRDVQVDPVRDFPIHVDFLRLAKNAEIDVDVPVHFLNEGASPGLKRGGVLNVVRHEISLRCPADKIPESIEIDLTGMDIGESIHISAVTLPEGAVPTITDRDFTVATIAGRVAEDTGEEEEEGAEEAAEEEEAEESKE, encoded by the coding sequence ATGGCTGAGGCGATCGAGCTCAAGGCGTGGTCGCGAGGGCGCACCGGAACCGGTGGCGCGCGCGCAATTCGCCGCGAAGGGCGCATTCCCGGCATCGTTTACGGCGGCAACGACGAGCCGCTCAACATCGCTCTGGAGACGAAGGAAGTCTCCAAGCAAATTCAGACCGGCCACTTCCAGAGCACGGTCTACATGCTCGACATGGACGGCACGAAGATCCGCGCCATTCCGCGCGACGTGCAGGTCGACCCGGTGCGCGACTTCCCGATCCACGTGGATTTCCTGCGGCTCGCAAAGAACGCCGAGATCGACGTGGACGTGCCGGTGCACTTCCTCAACGAAGGCGCCTCTCCGGGCCTGAAGCGCGGCGGCGTGCTCAACGTGGTGCGCCACGAGATTTCCCTGCGCTGCCCGGCGGACAAGATTCCCGAATCGATCGAGATCGACCTGACGGGAATGGACATCGGCGAGTCGATCCATATCTCCGCCGTGACGCTGCCTGAGGGGGCTGTCCCCACCATCACCGATCGCGACTTCACCGTCGCGACCATCGCCGGCCGCGTTGCCGAAGACACCGGTGAGGAAGAAGAAGAAGGCGCCGAAGAAGCGGCCGAAGAGGAAGAAGCCGAGGAGTCGAAGGAGTAG
- the pth gene encoding aminoacyl-tRNA hydrolase — translation MKLFVGLGNPGAQYAFNRHNVGFMAVDVIAAAHGFAAWRKRFQGLTCEGRLGGEQVLLLKPQTFMNESGRSVGEAARFYKIPVSDVVAFHDELDLAPGKVRVKIGGGVAGHNGLKSLTAHLGNDYMRVRIGIGHPGHRERVIGHVMRDFAKTDMEWLEPVLAAMSDAAPILARGEKDKFQTQVAHETRDVMPNDTGNETQSETD, via the coding sequence ATGAAGCTCTTTGTCGGCCTCGGCAATCCGGGGGCGCAATACGCCTTCAACCGTCACAACGTCGGCTTCATGGCTGTGGACGTCATTGCCGCCGCACATGGATTCGCCGCTTGGCGCAAGCGCTTCCAGGGGTTGACCTGCGAAGGGCGGCTGGGCGGCGAACAAGTGCTTCTCCTCAAGCCGCAGACCTTCATGAACGAGTCGGGCCGCTCGGTGGGTGAGGCCGCGCGCTTCTACAAGATCCCCGTCAGCGACGTGGTCGCCTTCCACGACGAGTTGGATCTGGCGCCCGGAAAGGTGCGCGTGAAGATCGGCGGCGGTGTCGCCGGCCACAACGGGCTCAAGTCCCTGACGGCGCATCTGGGCAACGATTACATGCGGGTACGCATCGGTATCGGTCACCCCGGTCACCGTGAGCGCGTCATCGGTCACGTGATGCGCGACTTCGCCAAGACGGATATGGAGTGGCTGGAGCCGGTGCTTGCCGCGATGTCGGACGCCGCTCCGATCCTCGCCAGAGGCGAGAAAGACAAGTTTCAGACCCAGGTCGCCCACGAGACGCGGGATGTCATGCCGAACGACACCGGGAACGAAACGCAAAGCGAAACGGACTAG
- the ychF gene encoding redox-regulated ATPase YchF: protein MGFKCGIVGLPNVGKSTLFNALTESAAAQAANYPFCTIEPNVGDVPVPDPRLAKLSEIAGSAQTIPTRLTFVDIAGLVRGASKGEGLGNQFLAHIREVDAIAYVLRCFEDSDVVHVDGKVDPLADAETIETELMLADLESLERRVPALEKKIRGQDKEAKETLALLERALVVLREGRPARYAAVDHEDRKAFHSLGLLTSKPVLYVCNVDEASAGSGNALSDAVLARATKEDVGCVVISAKIESELVELDAEERQSYLADLGLNEPGLNRLIQEGYKLLDLVTYFTVGPKEARAWTIERGTRAPQAAGVIHTDFEKGFIRAETIAYNDYVGLGGEAGARDAGKLRLEGKEYVVKDGDVLHFRFAN from the coding sequence ATGGGATTCAAATGCGGCATTGTCGGACTGCCGAATGTCGGCAAGTCCACCCTTTTCAACGCTCTCACTGAGAGCGCCGCGGCGCAGGCCGCCAACTACCCCTTCTGCACCATCGAGCCCAACGTGGGCGACGTGCCCGTCCCCGACCCGCGCCTCGCCAAACTCTCGGAGATCGCGGGCTCCGCGCAGACCATCCCGACGCGCCTGACCTTCGTCGACATCGCCGGTCTCGTCCGCGGCGCCTCCAAAGGTGAAGGCTTGGGGAACCAGTTCCTCGCCCATATCCGCGAAGTCGACGCCATCGCCTATGTGCTGCGCTGCTTCGAGGATTCCGACGTGGTCCACGTAGACGGCAAGGTGGATCCCCTCGCCGATGCGGAGACCATCGAGACGGAATTGATGCTGGCCGACCTCGAGAGCCTCGAGCGGCGCGTGCCAGCTCTCGAGAAGAAGATTCGCGGCCAGGACAAGGAAGCCAAGGAGACCTTGGCGCTCCTGGAGCGGGCGCTCGTCGTGCTGCGCGAAGGAAGGCCCGCGCGCTACGCCGCAGTGGATCACGAAGACCGCAAAGCGTTCCATTCGCTCGGCCTCTTGACCTCGAAGCCCGTTCTTTATGTCTGCAACGTGGACGAGGCCTCGGCCGGAAGCGGCAACGCGCTTTCGGATGCGGTTCTGGCGCGCGCCACCAAGGAGGATGTCGGCTGTGTCGTGATCTCGGCCAAAATCGAATCCGAGCTGGTGGAACTCGACGCCGAAGAGCGGCAGTCCTATCTCGCCGATCTCGGGCTGAACGAGCCGGGCCTGAACCGGCTGATCCAGGAAGGCTACAAGCTGCTCGACCTCGTCACCTACTTCACCGTCGGGCCGAAGGAAGCGCGCGCCTGGACCATTGAGCGCGGCACCCGCGCGCCGCAAGCGGCGGGCGTGATCCACACCGATTTCGAAAAGGGCTTCATCCGGGCCGAGACGATCGCCTACAACGACTATGTCGGTCTTGGCGGCGAGGCCGGCGCGCGCGACGCGGGCAAGCTGCGCCTCGAAGGCAAGGAATACGTGGTGAAGGACGGCGACGTCCTGCACTTCCGCTTCGCGAATTAG
- a CDS encoding DUF1963 domain-containing protein, protein MADAKNLTGLDDDALVEAYVENVQVYERIGHIGAANRQMDRRRAIIDELKRRSGGSLQPLRPLLEHPDLNVRHTAAIEFRRIDHAAFEATTKALAERQDLIGGEARDSLRLDARAQEEGYPEDWTPREPIPPSKEMTWQCDNPPPPGVSDGELRQLLGSHLNAQTTEVLLRLARPAIGLWPQRPIPGAPTNVSRLGGEPSVPADWSWPMVEAEPEDEPMLFLGQINCTDLQGLAGAERLPASGMLSFFGDADGVTGCDFGGGDTAVFYWEDTDTLVLRGYPMAPTETIQPCGLTFRPITDLPHPESRSVKELWRDRTAATKYETVYRTVREYGIPKDYVGYCSFSKLLGWPTLVQQELEEVRYCQDPRGLQLLLQLDDYHNGAEGTWWGPGGSLYFLITDADLSARRFANCVFEIQVT, encoded by the coding sequence ATGGCAGACGCGAAGAACCTCACCGGGCTCGATGACGACGCCTTGGTCGAGGCCTATGTCGAGAACGTCCAAGTCTATGAGCGGATCGGTCACATTGGCGCGGCGAACCGCCAGATGGATCGGCGGCGGGCCATCATCGATGAACTGAAGCGCCGCAGCGGCGGATCGCTGCAACCGCTGAGGCCGTTGTTGGAGCATCCAGACCTCAACGTCAGGCACACGGCCGCGATCGAATTTCGCAGAATCGATCACGCCGCGTTCGAGGCAACGACGAAGGCTTTAGCCGAGCGCCAGGATTTAATCGGCGGCGAGGCGCGGGATTCGCTCCGGCTGGACGCACGCGCCCAAGAGGAAGGCTATCCGGAAGATTGGACTCCTCGGGAACCGATCCCGCCCAGCAAGGAGATGACCTGGCAATGTGATAATCCGCCGCCGCCTGGGGTCTCGGACGGCGAGCTACGGCAGCTCTTGGGGAGTCACCTCAACGCGCAGACTACGGAGGTGCTATTGCGGCTGGCGCGCCCCGCCATTGGCTTATGGCCGCAGCGCCCTATCCCCGGCGCCCCCACAAATGTCTCGCGGCTCGGCGGCGAACCGAGCGTACCTGCTGATTGGTCTTGGCCCATGGTCGAAGCAGAGCCGGAAGACGAGCCCATGCTGTTCTTGGGGCAGATAAACTGCACCGATCTTCAGGGACTGGCTGGAGCCGAACGCCTCCCCGCCTCCGGCATGCTCTCATTCTTCGGTGACGCCGATGGGGTCACGGGGTGCGACTTCGGTGGTGGCGACACAGCCGTGTTCTATTGGGAAGACACGGACACGCTGGTACTGAGAGGCTATCCGATGGCGCCTACCGAAACCATCCAGCCATGCGGCCTTACCTTCAGGCCCATAACGGACCTACCACATCCTGAGAGCCGGTCGGTCAAGGAGCTGTGGCGAGACCGTACCGCGGCCACAAAGTATGAGACCGTTTATCGGACTGTCCGTGAGTACGGCATCCCCAAAGACTATGTCGGCTATTGCAGCTTCAGCAAGCTATTGGGCTGGCCCACGCTGGTACAACAGGAGTTGGAGGAGGTCAGGTATTGTCAGGATCCCCGAGGCCTGCAATTGCTGCTGCAGCTTGATGACTACCACAACGGGGCGGAAGGAACCTGGTGGGGGCCTGGCGGCTCTCTCTATTTTCTCATCACCGATGCGGACCTAAGCGCACGACGATTTGCCAATTGTGTATTCGAAATCCAGGTGACCTGA
- a CDS encoding DUF502 domain-containing protein, with the protein MGRIFRVFLSGALALLPIVVTVLITAWLGSLVATYAGPGSFLGNLITHLGLNLSGSSLVAYFIGLGIILAVIFLLGLAVESGLRNWISNSFDWFMMRIPLVSNVYDISKRFVAMMDRGDGEDSLKGMSPVWCFFGGEGSAATLALMPSHEPVAIGERTYVPVLVPFAPVPFGGALIYVPEEWVKPADGGVERLVNVYLSMGVTPPKGLPAENVTVDSETGEAANEAAPRKHPAKT; encoded by the coding sequence GTGGGGCGTATTTTCCGAGTTTTCCTGTCCGGCGCGCTTGCGCTGCTGCCGATCGTGGTCACGGTTCTCATCACCGCGTGGCTGGGCTCGCTGGTGGCCACCTATGCGGGACCCGGCAGCTTTCTCGGCAATCTCATCACCCATCTTGGGCTCAACCTGTCGGGCTCTTCGCTTGTGGCCTATTTCATTGGCCTCGGCATCATTCTGGCCGTGATCTTCCTGCTGGGCCTTGCGGTGGAATCGGGCTTGCGAAACTGGATCTCCAACAGTTTCGACTGGTTCATGATGCGCATTCCGCTGGTGTCGAACGTGTACGACATCTCCAAACGCTTCGTCGCGATGATGGATCGTGGGGACGGTGAGGACAGCCTGAAAGGCATGAGCCCGGTCTGGTGCTTCTTCGGCGGAGAGGGGAGCGCCGCGACCCTGGCGCTTATGCCCTCGCATGAGCCGGTGGCTATCGGAGAGAGGACCTATGTGCCCGTGCTGGTGCCGTTTGCGCCCGTGCCGTTCGGCGGAGCGCTCATCTACGTGCCCGAGGAATGGGTCAAGCCGGCCGACGGCGGCGTCGAGAGGCTCGTGAATGTCTATCTGTCGATGGGGGTCACCCCGCCAAAAGGGCTCCCTGCGGAGAACGTCACGGTCGACAGCGAGACCGGCGAGGCAGCGAACGAAGCAGCGCCCCGCAAGCACCCGGCCAAGACGTGA
- a CDS encoding methyl-accepting chemotaxis protein, giving the protein MDLSKKFSLYFGATALVAVVVTIALQMIVPGVGAAVLLALFVATALGAGAGYLYGRSLSQALRDLHAVIERLTKWDTAGEVLHTKRRDEIGVMANALKTFQADATSWSESHQSELDSQIERRLASQRRTEELIHQFRGSIAGLLGAFADSARQMDDTARLLSTVAIDTNDRVSVVASASDEASANVQSVAATAEELAVSFSDIGVRVSNASKIVDQVTENARMANQKVRSLTEAAERIGDVVDLIQDVAAQSNLLALNATIEAARAGEAGRGFAVVAGEVKTLADQTAKATDDIKKQIDAIRSSTHSAVEAMQSIVTTMGDVNQNTQEIAGAVQQQSAATSEISHSVRQAARGTEDVAAHMPDVTKAVDETNQSAAQMLQVSKDLSRHGEQLRHTVENFLRRVAAADALKNAS; this is encoded by the coding sequence ATGGATCTCAGCAAGAAATTTTCCCTTTACTTTGGTGCTACGGCCCTAGTCGCCGTCGTCGTGACGATCGCCTTGCAGATGATCGTCCCCGGCGTTGGCGCTGCCGTACTGCTCGCGCTGTTCGTTGCTACGGCTCTCGGCGCCGGCGCCGGCTATCTCTATGGGCGATCGCTTTCCCAGGCGCTTCGGGATCTCCACGCCGTCATCGAGCGCCTGACCAAGTGGGACACGGCCGGCGAGGTCCTCCATACCAAGCGCCGCGACGAGATCGGCGTCATGGCCAATGCGCTCAAGACGTTTCAGGCCGATGCCACGAGCTGGAGCGAGTCCCACCAGAGCGAGTTGGACAGCCAGATCGAGAGGCGGCTTGCCTCGCAACGGCGGACGGAAGAACTCATCCACCAGTTCCGCGGCTCCATCGCAGGCTTGCTCGGCGCTTTCGCCGACAGCGCGCGGCAGATGGACGATACCGCACGGCTCCTGTCGACCGTTGCCATCGACACAAACGACCGCGTCAGCGTGGTGGCCTCGGCTTCGGATGAGGCCTCGGCGAATGTGCAGTCCGTAGCGGCAACGGCCGAGGAACTCGCCGTTTCCTTCAGCGACATTGGTGTCCGCGTTTCCAACGCCAGCAAGATCGTCGACCAGGTGACCGAGAACGCCCGGATGGCCAACCAGAAGGTCCGGAGTCTCACAGAGGCTGCGGAGCGCATCGGCGACGTGGTCGATCTCATCCAGGATGTGGCCGCGCAGTCCAACCTTCTCGCGCTCAACGCCACGATCGAGGCCGCGCGCGCCGGCGAGGCAGGGCGTGGCTTTGCCGTGGTGGCGGGCGAGGTCAAGACACTGGCCGATCAGACGGCCAAAGCGACCGACGATATCAAGAAGCAGATCGACGCGATCCGCTCTTCAACCCACAGCGCGGTCGAGGCCATGCAATCCATCGTGACCACGATGGGCGACGTCAATCAGAACACCCAGGAGATCGCCGGGGCCGTGCAGCAGCAATCGGCGGCGACCTCCGAGATTTCGCATAGCGTCCGTCAGGCGGCGCGCGGCACCGAGGATGTGGCCGCGCATATGCCCGACGTCACCAAGGCCGTGGATGAGACGAACCAGTCCGCAGCCCAGATGCTGCAGGTCAGTAAGGACCTCTCGCGTCATGGCGAGCAGCTTCGTCACACGGTCGAGAACTTCCTGCGCCGCGTCGCGGCCGCCGATGCGTTGAAGAACGCCAGCTGA